DNA from Amorphoplanes friuliensis DSM 7358:
ATCCATCGCGCCTGGATGCGCCGGGGATCGCCGAACTCGGCGTTCGAGGGCCGTCGTCCGCAGATCGCGATCGCCAACACCGCCTCCGACCTGACCCCGTGCAACAGCCACCTCGACGAGGTCGCCGAGCACGTCAAACGTGGCATCTGGGAGGCCGGCGGCGTCCCGCTCAACCTCCCTTGCGTGTCGATCGGCGAGACCCAGGTCCGCCCGACCGCGATGCTCTGGCGCAACATGGCCGCGATGGCCACCGAGGAGATGCTGCGCGCCAACCCGATCGACGGCGTCGTCCTGCTCGGCGGCTGCGACAAGACCATCCCCTCCCTGCTCATGGCCGCTGCCTCCGTCGACCTCCCGGCCGTCGTGGTCCCGGGCGGACCCATGCTGACCGGTACGTTCCGAGGCGTACCGCTGGGCTGTGGCACCGACGTCTGGCGTCTGTCCGAGGAGGTCCGCGCCGGCACGCTCAGCGAGGCGGCGTTCCTCGACTCCGAGTCCTCGATGATCCGCAGCCGCGGGCACTGCAACACCATGGGCACGGCCTCCACGATGGGTCTGCTCGCCGAGGCCCTCGGCGCTGTCCTGCCCGGCACCGCGGGCACCCCGGCGCCGGACAGCCGCCTGCTGGCCCGCTCGCACGAGACCGGCCGCCTGATCGTGGAGATGGTCGCCGCGGAACGCCGGCCCAGCCAGGTGCTGACCACCGGCTCGTTCCACAACGCGATCGTGGCGCTGGCCGCGCTCGGCGGCTCCACCAACGCGGTCGTGCACCTGCTGGCGATCGCCGGCCGGCTCGGCGTCCCGCTGAGCCTGGCCGACTTCGACCGGATCGCCGCCGAGGTGCCGCTGCTGGTGAACCTCCAGCCCGCCGGGAAGTACCTGATGGAGGACCTCTACCGGGCCGGTGGCCTGGCCGCGGTGTTGCGTGAGGTGGCCGACCTGCTCGACCAGGACGCGATCGACGTGACCGGCCGGCCGTTCGTCGAGTCGCTCACCGAGGCCCAGATCTGGGACCAGGACGTCATCCGCACCCGCGACAAGCCCTTGCAGCCGAACGCCGGCATCGCCGTCCTGCACGGCAACCTCGCGCCCAAGGGAGCGATCATCAAGCCCGCGGCGGCCAGCCCGCACCTGCTGCAACACCGCGGCCGGGCGCTCGTCTTCGACTCGGTCGAAGACTTCAACGCCCGCATCGACGCGCCCGGCCTCGACGTCGACGCCGACACGGTCCTCGTCCTGCGTGGCTGCGGACCCCGCGGTTACCCCGGCATGCCCGAGGTGGCGAACATGCCACTTCCCACCAAGCTGCTGCACGAGGGCGTCCGCGACATGGTCCGGATCTGCGACGGCCGGATGAGCGGTACGGCGTACGGCACGGTCGTGCTGCACGTCGCGCCGGAGGCGGCCGCCGGTGGGCCCCTCGACCGGGTGCGGGACGGGGACTGGATCACCCTCGACGTGGCCGGACGCAGCATCACGGTGGACGTACCGGATGAGGAGTTCGCGGCCCGCGAGCCGTCGGCGGCGCTGCAGGCCGCGCTGGCCCGTCCGGACCGCGGCTGGCAGAAGCTCTACGTGGACACTGTGCTCGGTGCCGACACAGGCGCTGACCTGGACTTCCTGGTCGGAGGGAGCGGAGACACGGTCAGCCGCGAATCCCACTGAGCCGCCGTTTCTGTCGGTGCCCGGTGGTAGACAGACGGGCATGACTCAGCTGCCGCCGTTCCCCGAGCTGCTCGACCTGATCGCCGAGCGGTCGGCCACCTTCCGCTCGGCGTTTGCCACCACCGGCGATCTTGGCTTGCGAGTGCCGGGCTGTCCGGACTGGACGCTGCGTGACCTGGTCGTGCACCTCGGCCAGGTCCAGCGGTCCTGGGCTGTCCGCGTGGCCGCCGGTCCGGCCGACAAGCCGGCGACCGTGACCCACGAGGAGCCCACCGGCGACCTGGGGGAGTGGTCGGCCGACTCGACGCGGGTGCTGCTCGACGCCCTGCGCGCCGCGGGACCGGACCGTGACTGCTGGACGTGGTGGGGCGAGTCCGAGGCCCCGATGACCTCCGGCGCGGTGGCGCGGCACCAGGTCCAGGAGGCGGCGGTGCACGCATGGGACGCCCAGGAGACCATCGGCAAACCCGAGCCGATCCCGGCCGGCGTTGCCGTCGACACCGTCGACGAGTTCCTGGTCGTCACGCTCGGCTCGCTCGGCGCGTGGCCGCACCGGCCGGCACGCTTTGCACTGTCAGCGGTCGAAGGCCCGGCCTGGACACTCGACCTGACACCCGCCGGGGTGAAGTCCGGCCCGGCCGCCAGCGGCGAACCCCTGGCCACACTGCGCGGCTCGGCCAGCGACCTCGTGCTCGCCCTCTACCACCGCATCCCGCTGGACAGCCTCGACGTCGACGGCGACCGCAAAGCCGTCGAGGAGCTGCTGGCCTGGGCCGGCACCGCCTGATCACTCCACCGGCAGATGATCCACCGAGTTGTAGTGATCCAGCACCAGCCGCCCCGACGACCCGTCGAAGCGGCTGATCGACGCGTTCAGCACCCGTCCCGCCTCGGCGACCACGGCGGCCAGCCTGGTCCAGTCCAGCCCCTCGATCACATAGCGCATCATCAGCACCACCGAATCGTGGGCGACGACCACCACCCGCTCACCGGCGTGCGTGGCATTGAGATCGTCCAGAAAACTCGTCAGACGCGCGGCGATGTCAGCGAAGTCCTCACCACCGGGCGGCCGGTAGGTGTACTCCGTGGCCTGCTCCCACCGCGCCCGCTCATCAGGGAACCGCTGGTCGACGGCCGCCCGCGTCAACATCTCCAGGTCACCCAGCAGCCGGTCCACCAGCCGGTCATCAGTCGACGGCTCCGGAAAGCTCAGCCCGGACGTCTCGGCGGCGATCCGCCACGTCTCCCGCGCCCGCAGATAAGGCGAGGTGATGACGGTCTCGGGCACCTGATCCGCGGGCAGCCCAGCCAGCCAGCGCCCGACCGCCCGGGCCTGCTCGACACCGGTCTCCGTCAGCTCCACGTCGGTGTCACGGCCACTGAGCCCCGACTCCAGCAGCCCTTTCTCATCAGCGAGCGGAAAAGCGACGTTCGCCGCACTCTGCCCGTGCCGGATCAGGATCAGTTCCGCGACGACACCCATGATCCGAGGCTAGCCACGAAAACCGGTGGCCCTCAACGAACTGAGGCGACCATCATGACCCGGTGACCAAGCCGAGCCTGCCCGCGTACCTGTCTGCCGCCGAGCCCGACCGGCCCCCGCGACAGCAGCGTACGGCCGCAGCCCCGGCGGTCTTTCCACTGCTGTCGTGACCGGCCCATTCGTCGCCGGGGTGATCGCGGGGTACGGCGTGGCCGTACCCGTCGGCGCCATCGCCGTCCTCATCGCCGGCCTGACCGCCCGGACCTCACTCCGGGTGGGCGCCGCCGCCGGCCTTGGCGCGGCCACCGCTGACGGTATTTACGCCCTGCTGGCCGTGCTGGGGGGTGCGGCGCTGGCCGGGGCTGTCGCCCCGATCGCCACGCCGCTGCGCTGGGCTGCGGCCGGTGTTTTGCTGCTGCTGGCCGCGCACACGGCGTGGTCCGCGCTGCGCAAGCCCGCGGTGGCGGCCTCTACCGACACGACGACGGCCGGTGCGGCGTACCTCGGCGTTCTCGTCCTTACTCTTCTCAACCCCATGACGATCGTCTACTTCGCCGCTCTGGTCCTGGGCCGCGGCGGCGCGGGGGGTGGGGTTTGGTTCGTGCTGGGCGCCTTCCTGGCCTCGGCCAGCTGGCAACTCCTGATCGCCGGGGGCGGCTCCCTGATCGGCCAGATCCTGACCGGTCCCCGCGGCCGCCGCACCACCGCCCTGATCTCCAGCGCAGTCATCACCATCCTGGCCATCAGCCTCATCACCCACTGACCCCATCCCGCCGGCCCGTCCCGCGCTCCAGCGCGGCGTCGCGCCTGCATCGGGCTCGAATGCGTCGGCGGACGGCGCCGAATTTGTTGAGCTCTGCGGCCGGCTTCCAGCCCAGGGACCCGGTCGCGAGTCGGCACTTCGCCGCGGTATCGCGCTGAGTCGTCGCGCCCGGCCAGGGGTGTCCAGCGGGTCACGCCAAACTGCGCCGGCCCAGCTTCCGCCTGACTGCGCGGTCCGCAAGAACGCAGACAACCCTCTGTCCCACTGGCGAGGCGAACCTGGACGTCGTTGTGACGCCCTAGAGGTGTTTGGTGGCCTCGCGGATCGAGAGCGGGGAGAGCGCGTCACGGTTGCGGTTCACATAGCGCCGGACAGCGTCGGGGTCCGTGCGGGCGTACTGCCGCAGCGCCCAGCCGATCGCCTTACGCACGAAAAAGTCGGAGTGCCCGGCCTGCCGCGTGCAATAGGTGAACAGCCGCTCGGTGTCCGTCTCCACGCCGTAGTGCAGCTGGTGCAGGATCGCCGTGCGGACCAGCCACTTGTCGCGGTCGGCCGACCAGGCGTCCATATCCGCACTGAGCTGCGGATGCCGCCGAACCAGTCCGCCGACCACCCGCGTCGCCAGCGGGTCGATGGTGTCCCACCACGGCTTCGTGGTGATCAGAGTGCGAAGGGTCGCCAGAAAACCAGGGCCCGGCACAGCAACATGCGTGCGCAGCCAGTCACAGGCAAAATACTGAAACTCGCGCTCCTCCCGCTCCCAGCACGCCAGCGCAACCTTGTGCAGGTCACCCTCGGCCGGTGCTCCCAGACCGGCCACCACGGTACGAGCGAGAGCCCGCTGCGCCGGCGTGGCCAGCCCCAGAAAGGCGAACTGGTCACGCATGTAAGCAGCCGCACCGGCAGCACGCTCCGGGTCGCGCGCCGCCTCGAACACCCGGACCAGCCGTTCCACCAGCTCATCGGCAAGTGGTCGCGTCATCCCACGATCATCGCACCGCGTCACGATGGTCTGCGGGCCGCGAATCAGGCGGAGTGCAAGTCGAACTCACCCTGGGTCACGCCAACGATGAAGGCGGCGAATGTGTCCCGTCCGAAGGTCAGCATCGGCCCTTGAGGATCCTTCGAGTCTCGGACCATGATCGTATTGCGGCCCGGCGCCAGCTCGACACATGCACCGCTTGAGCTGCGAGAACTCTTCCGCCAGACGAGCGCATCCACGATCGGATCATCCACCTAAAATGAGAAAAATGCCCATTTGGGCAGAGTTGAGAGAGACCCTCGGACTGTAGGCGCTGGAATACAAGATCGCAAGCAAATCACCAAGTGCACTTTGCAGATCGCACTTGTAGGCTGAGATCACAGCAGTCGTGCGCCAAGGGAGAGTCGCCATGACGGAGCCGGTTGGCCCTGCGCTGGCCCGAGCTCTGCTCTCGAAGGAGCTGAGAGCTCTTCGTGGCGATGCGCCCGCAGCAGACGTCGCCGGCGCGATGCACTGGTCTCTCGCAAAGCTCAATCGCATCGAAAACAACAAGGTGACGATCCAGGCCCTCGAGGTCGAGGCACTGGCGAAGCACTATGGAGTCACCGATGCAGAAGCGCTCGAACGGCTCGTTGGCCTGGCGCTGATCTCGCGCCAGCGCATGTGGTGGCGTGATCGTCATTTCCCCGACGAGTTGACGAACTTCATCGCCTTCGAGAACGACGCCTCTCATCTCTACGCGTACCAGGCCACTTTTGTCCCGCCACTACTGCAGACCAGGGCATACGCCGAGGCGCTCACCTCATCTGTTCTCCAGAAACCCGTCGACGACCCGACAGTGGCCGGTCTGGTCGACGCCAGGATGAAGCGGCGAGAGACCTTGATGGCCAGGCTGGCGAGTGGTCATCCGCCGTCGGTGAGCCAAGCGATCGACGAATCGGTCCTGTTGCGGCCGATCGGTGGCGCGGCGGTCATGGACGCTCAGCTTGACCACCTGGTCGAGATGGCCGGGCGCGAAACCGTTGAACTCACGGTCCTCCCGTTGCGCCTCGGCGTGCATCCCGGGCTCAGCGGAGCATTCGAGCTCCTGACCTTCACCGAAGATCGCGACTTGGACGTTGTCTTCATCGAAACTCCGGGGACCGACTTCCTGCTCACCGACACAGAAAACACCGCACCCTTCCGCCGGGTGATGGATGAGTTGCTCACCATGGGCGAGAGCCTTGACGAGACGGTGCGGAAGGTGCGCAAGACCCGGCGTCCTTAGTGGCCTTGGGTCTTTCAGGTCGCCCGATTTCGCAGATCGCGGATTCAGCAAGGACAATTCCCGCCTATGCCGGGCTCGGCGGACTTGTCAAGCCATTCGACGCTGACGTCGGGTCCATTATCGTTGTACCGGCCACCTGTTGTTTGCTCGTGCTCTCCACCGAGAGGAGTTCCCTCCTACCCGCCACCAGGACGACGCCGACGTCGGACCTCCCACCTAGAGAGGCTCGTCATGCCAGAATTCATCGGACCGGCGATCGCCCGCGACCGGGTTCGTACGCGCCTCCGTGAGCTCCGCGAAGCCCGCTCCCTGCAGGTTGGCGAGGTGGAGAGAGCCGTGCATTGGCCGGCCTCTGCCTTGGTCGATGTGGAATCCGGTACGCGGCTCATTGAGCCTCTCGAGCTTGAGACGGTTCTTTCCCACTACGGCTGCGACGACAGCGAGACGATCGAACTGGTTCGGCTGGTACGGATCGCCCGCACGCCGCTTTCTCAGGGGCGACATCAGCTCACCGGCGAGTACCTGCAATTTGCGGGCTACGAGTCCGAGGCGTCGAGAATCACGCATTACCAGCCGCTGATCGTGCCCGGTCTTCTCCAGACGACGGCTTACGCGCTCGCAGCGACCGCGACCATCCTGGGAGCGGGACCGACAGACTCCGATGTCGTCGCGGTGGTGCAGGTACGGCGTGAGCGACAGCGTGTTGTCGAGAGTCGTCTGGCCACGGACGACCTGCCGGCGATCGTGGCGATTGTGGACGAGGTGGTGCTGCGCCGGCGGATCGGCGGCGACGACGTCATGCGAGAGCAGTTGGAGCATCTGTCCACACAGGCAGCGCGGGCGCATGTCGAGTTGATCATTATGCCGACGGCGGTTGGTGGGCATGTCGGTCTGGGCGGAGTCTTCGAGCTGCTCGAGTTCCCCGATTCGCGCGACGACGACCTGGTCTTCATCGAGTCAGCCACCGGCGACACCCTGAGCCGTGATCCCGAAGTGACGACCCGATATCGCGGAAAGGCCGACAGGTTACGCGCTACGGGCCTCTCCGAGGACAACGCAAGAAGTCTGATACAGCAGGTCCTCGACGGGCGCTAGTAGCCTGGGTTGTACGGCGCCCGATTTTCGACGACGTCCCGATGCAGTGATACGGGGGCGACATCCATGTCCGATCAGATCCGTCAGGCCGTCGCCCGCGAACGATTGCGTGCGAGGCTTGTTGGCCTGCGGAAAGAGAGCGGTCTGAGCCCGGGCTCGGTGATCAGGCGCACGCACTGGTCCGTTTCCAAATTGCACCGCATCGAGACCGGAGCCGTCACGGTCCAGCCTGTCGATCTTGAGGCTCTCCTTCGGATGTACGGCGTTCGTGATCGAGGTCAGGTCGCGGAGTTGATCGACCTCGCACTCATCTCCCGTCGGCGGCAGTGGTGGAGCAGCTACCGACTCGACCCGGAATACCGCGAGTTTGTCGCGTACGAGAGCGAAGCTTCCCGGATCACCGTCTATCAGGCCCTGCTGATCCCTGGCCTGCTGCAAACGGAGCTCTACGCCAAGGCCGCCACCGCGTCGATCGGCAAGAAGTCCGACGACACCGACGTGCAGAACGCAATCGACGTCCGGATGCGCCGTCAGGCTGAGCTCTTCGGGAGAATCGCCGGGAGCCGGCCGCCAGAGCTTGTAGCCCTACTGGACGGCGCAGTCCTCGAACGTCCGATCGGTGGAGCCGACGTGATGCGTGCTCAACTCGACCATCTGGTGGAAGTGGCGCGGCAGCCGCATGTCCGGCTCGTTGTCGTGCCACTCCGGCACGGCGCCCGTCCAGGGCCGGGTGGACTCTTCGAACTGCTCCAGTTCAGGGGAACCGCCGATCCCGATGTCGTCTTCGTTCAGTCGCCCGTCAAGGATTTCGTGGTGAAGGACCCGGACGCCACCGCGGCGTACCACGACATTGTGGATGCCATTGTCGGCTCGGGCCTCACCCGCGACGCCGCGGTGGAGGAGATCCGCCGAATCCGCGACGGACTCTGACTCAGGGCCGGAAACCGCGGTTGTCTTCGATGGCCCGGATCAGGGCACGACGCACCTGACCGAACTTCTGCTTGTCCCGGGTGCGGAAGAGCACGATCCGTTTGCCGCGCCAGGTGGCTTCGATCGTCATGAAACGTGGGTTCTTCCGGAAGTCCGTGATCGCCCCCATCGCCACAGTGCAGGCAGAGAACACTCCGGCAAGGAGCATCCAGCCGGACTGCAACACCGCGGCTGAGGTTCCCGCGATAGCGGCCTCGATCAAGCCCATCACTGCGGTGACTTTGACGAGCGGGTACCGGTACGTCAGGCAGACGAGCACGTCATGCAGGTCTGCCAGGGGGATGCGAGCGCCGTCGATCTCCACGTACCAACTGGTGATGATGATCGTGTCGTCGAGGTAGATGATCCGCCATCGCGGGCGCCGGCCTCCGCCGCCACCTCCGAGCTCAGGTCCTTGATACATCGCCACCCCTCTCCTTAACGCTCATTAAACTGCTACCAGCGTCTTGCAGGAAGGATCCAGCCGACATCAAAGCGCCATCTGCGAAACCCAATCTGCAAAGTGCAGATATGGGTGGCCTTGCAGAGCAGACCTGAGGCAGGGGCAGTAGAGGGCCCGGGCATGGCCGGGTTCACTTCATTGACCGCGCGACTGCTGCAGTGACCTCGCTGCGGCCAGTTCTCGACAGCATGTCCGGTGGAGTTGTGATCCTCGAGCGTGCATCAGCCGCTAAGTCGATCGCCGTAGGGTGTCGTTCATGAGCGCGAAGCCGGCGGCGGGTGGGGGACGATGGGTCGATGTCGCGCCCGAGCGGCTGACGCGCTGGCTGGAGAACTTCGCCACCCGGCACGGCCCGTGGACGGCCGCAGGGCTGATCGTCACCGCCGAGGACGGCGCCACCGCGGAGCTCTCACCGCCGCCGGGCGCACCGCCCGTGGAAGACCTGGCGGCGTTGCAGCGTGAAGCCGCCGTCGCGCGCCGCATCGGGCTGCTCCTGGCGCGCAAGGGAGCGGTGGCGGTCGGCGTCGCGGAGGGCACCAAGCTGATCGTGTCCAAGGTCGACACGCACTACGTGCAGGGGCGTACCGCGGCCGGCGGCTGGTCGCAGCAGCGTTTTGCCCGCCGCCGCGACAACCAGGCCAAAGCAGCCGCTGCCGACGGTGCCGGCATCGCTGCCCGCCTGCTCCTCCCTGAGGTACGCACGCTCACCGCCCTGGTCACCGGCGGCGACCGCACGGCCGTGGAGACGATCCTGGCCACACCCAATCTGCGACCGCTGGCGCCGCTGATCAGCGACCGTTTCCTCGACGTCCCCGAACCCCGCAAAACTGTGCTCGAGGACGCCACCGCCGCGGCTCGAACAATCCAGATCCTCATCCAGGACCCCACCCCAGACCAATCAGCACCGAGCCACAAATAGCCACCTCCCGGCGCCGACAGAAACCACCGTGACAACGTCCGGAAGACCCAGCAGGCCCAACTTCCGCGAAGTTGGCCCCTCCCTCGCCTGCAGGCCCAACTTCCGTGATGTCGGGCCTACCTGCCAGCGGGAGGGCCCAACTTCCGTGATGTCGGGCCTACCTGCCAGCGGGAGGGCCCAACTTCCGTGATGTCGGGCCTACCTGCCAGCGGGAGGGCCCAACTTCCATGATGTCGGGCCTACCTACCGGGCAGGAAGGCCCAACTTCAGCGAAGTCGGGCCTACCTACAGGCAGGAAGGCCCAACTTCCGTGAAGTTGGGCCTTCACTTGCCGGACCGCGTCCAGGACGGCGTCGGAAAGCCGAGCAGCCGAGGCGAGACCGAAGTCACGCGCGCACGCGTCGGCGGGGCGAGACGTCCTGTGCGGTTACCGAGCACGGACCTGGCAGGGTGCGGGGATCTGCTCATGAGCGCCAGCGAATGGATCCCCGCGCCCGGTCTCGGCGGGAGCGACGATCAGGGCCATGCAATCAGGCACGACAGCCTGGCCTTGATCTGGAAAAAAGAGCGAACCAGGTACGACGGTCAGCAGGACATCCTGATCGTCAGCTCACCGCTCCGGCGGCGAACGTGTCGCAGTCCTTCGGGGAGCCCGAGCTGTACCCCTTGCTGAACCACTGCTGGCGCTGGGCGCTCGTGCCGTGTGTGAATTCGGCGGGGTTGACCGAGCCGCCGCTGCGCTGCTGGAGAGCGTCGTCACCGATTTTGGCGGCGGTGTCGAGGCCTTCCTGGATGTCCTGTTCGGTGATGCTCTTGAAGATTTTCTGGCCGGAGCCGTCGTCCGTGCCGGTGGCGTTCTTGGCCCAGGCGCCGGCGTAGCAGTCGGCCTGGAGTTCCAGCTTCACGGACTGGGCGTTGGCGCTGTCGGGGTCACGTTCCTGGGCGCGGCGCATCTCGGCCTCGGTGCCCAGGAGGTCCTGGATGTGGTGGCCGTATTCGTGGGCGAGGACGTAGGGCTGGGCGAATTCGCCCGGCGCGCCCAGCTGGTCGGCGAGGACCTTGTAGAAGGTCAGGTCGATGTAGACGCGGTCGTCGGCGGGGCAGTAGAACGGGCCGACGCCGGAGTCGGCGTTGCCGCAGCCGGTGCGGACGGCGTTGGAGAACAGGACCGTCTTGGCGGGTTTGTACTGTTCGCCGAAGTTGGCCGGGAGGGCTTCGACCCAGTAGTCCTGGATCGAGTTGACGTAGAGCACGTTGCGACAGTCGAGCTGCCCGCGGGCGTCCGACTGGGAACACTTCTGGCTGAGCGAAGTGTTGTCGCCGGTCTGCGGCGCGCCGCCGCTGTCGCCGGTGAGGTTGTTGATGCCGAAGTAACCGCCGACCAGAGCCAGCAGCACGGTGACGATGATGCCCGTCAGGCCGCCGCCGCCGATCGGGAGGCCGCCGATGCCGCCGCCGCCTCCACCTGAACCTCGCTGGTCGTCGATCTGACTGGTGTCGACCCTGGCGTTCTCGTTGAGTTCCATCTCATCCTCGCTCGCCCCATCCGGCACGTGTGGTCCGGCGCTTACCCGATGATCTTGCTCGCTAATCGGTTGGGAGGTCGCGGGGGGAGCCCGGTACAATCGGCGGGTGCTGCTCTGCGAAGGCTGACCTGCCCCGCGCCGACCGGGACCCTCGAGTCCGACTGGACCTGAGACCGTTCGGCGCTTCCGTGTGCCCTGAGCCAGCCTTCATTCTCTGAGAGCGAGACGCTTCCTCATGATTACCGCCACCGGACTTGAACTGCGCGCCGGCTCCCGGATCCTGATCTCACCGACGACGCTGCGGGTGCAGCCGGGTGACCGGATCGGGCTCGTCGGCCGGAACGGCGCCGGCAAGACGACCACGCTGAAGGTGCTCGCCGGTGAGGGCACGCCCTACGCCGGTGAGGTGACCCGCACCAGTGAGGTTGGTTACCTTCCGCAGGACCCGCGGACCGGCGACCTCAACGTCACCGCCCGCGACCGGGTGCTCTCGGCCCGCGGCCTCGACGTGCTCCTCTCCGAGATGCAAAAGCTGGAGATCGAGCTCGAGGAGAGCGCCGACGAGAAGCTGATCCGGAAGTACGGCCAGCTGGAGGACCAGTTCGCCAGCCTCGGCGGTTACGCGGCCGAGGCCGAGGCCGCCCGGATCTGCTCCAACCTGGGCCTGCCCGACCGGGCGCTGGCCCAGACGATCGGCACGCTCTCCGGTGGTCAGCGCCGCCGGATCGAGCTGGCGCGCATCCTCTTCCAGAACTCGGGTCAGAACGGCAAGGGCATACTGCTGCTCGACGAGCCGACGAACCACCTCGACCAGGACTCCATCACCTGGCTGCGCGGGTACATCTCGCAGCACAAGGGCGGCCTGATCGTGATCAGCCACGACGTCGACCTGCTCGAGGCCACGGTCAACCGGGTCTGGTATCTCGACGCGAACCGCGCCGAGGTCGACATGTACAACGTCGGCTGGAAGACGTACCTGGCGCAGCGGGAGACCGACGAGCGCCGGCGCCGCCGCGAGCGGGCCAACGCGGAGAAGAAGGCCGGTGCGCTGCTCGCGCAGGCCGACAAGATGCGGGCGAAGGCCACCAAGACCATCGCCGCGCAGAACATGGCGAAGCGGGCCAACAAGCTGCTCGACGGCCTGGAGGACGTACGCACCTCGGACCGGGTGGCGAAGGTCCGCTTCCCGAGCCCGGCACCGTGCGGCAAGACACCGCTCACCGCGCACGGCCTGTCGAAGTCCTACGGGTCGCTGGAGATCTTCGCCGACGTCGACGTCGCGGTCGACCGCGGCTCGCGCGTCGCGATCCTCGGCCTCAACGGCGCGGGCAAGACCACGCTCCTCCGCATTCTGGGCGGTCACCTCCAGTCCGACACCGGAGAGGTACGCCCGGGGCACGGTCTGCGACTCGGCTACTACGCCCAGGAGCACGAGACGCTGGACGTGGACCGCACGATCCTGGACCACATGCGCAGTGCCGGTGGCGAGCAGACCGACACCGAGCTGCGGAAGATCCTGGGTGCGTTCCTCTTCTCGGGTGACGACGTCGACAAGCCCGCCGGAGTGCTCTCCGGCGGTGAGAAGACCCGTCTCGCCCTCGCCACCCTGGTCTGTTCGGGTGCCAACGTCCTGCTGCTGGACGAGCCGACGAACAACCTCGACCCGATCAGCCGCGAGCAGGTGCTCGAC
Protein-coding regions in this window:
- a CDS encoding IlvD/Edd family dehydratase encodes the protein MPELRSAEWYAGQDRNAYIHRAWMRRGSPNSAFEGRRPQIAIANTASDLTPCNSHLDEVAEHVKRGIWEAGGVPLNLPCVSIGETQVRPTAMLWRNMAAMATEEMLRANPIDGVVLLGGCDKTIPSLLMAAASVDLPAVVVPGGPMLTGTFRGVPLGCGTDVWRLSEEVRAGTLSEAAFLDSESSMIRSRGHCNTMGTASTMGLLAEALGAVLPGTAGTPAPDSRLLARSHETGRLIVEMVAAERRPSQVLTTGSFHNAIVALAALGGSTNAVVHLLAIAGRLGVPLSLADFDRIAAEVPLLVNLQPAGKYLMEDLYRAGGLAAVLREVADLLDQDAIDVTGRPFVESLTEAQIWDQDVIRTRDKPLQPNAGIAVLHGNLAPKGAIIKPAAASPHLLQHRGRALVFDSVEDFNARIDAPGLDVDADTVLVLRGCGPRGYPGMPEVANMPLPTKLLHEGVRDMVRICDGRMSGTAYGTVVLHVAPEAAAGGPLDRVRDGDWITLDVAGRSITVDVPDEEFAAREPSAALQAALARPDRGWQKLYVDTVLGADTGADLDFLVGGSGDTVSRESH
- a CDS encoding maleylpyruvate isomerase family mycothiol-dependent enzyme, giving the protein MTQLPPFPELLDLIAERSATFRSAFATTGDLGLRVPGCPDWTLRDLVVHLGQVQRSWAVRVAAGPADKPATVTHEEPTGDLGEWSADSTRVLLDALRAAGPDRDCWTWWGESEAPMTSGAVARHQVQEAAVHAWDAQETIGKPEPIPAGVAVDTVDEFLVVTLGSLGAWPHRPARFALSAVEGPAWTLDLTPAGVKSGPAASGEPLATLRGSASDLVLALYHRIPLDSLDVDGDRKAVEELLAWAGTA
- a CDS encoding histidine phosphatase family protein, producing the protein MGVVAELILIRHGQSAANVAFPLADEKGLLESGLSGRDTDVELTETGVEQARAVGRWLAGLPADQVPETVITSPYLRARETWRIAAETSGLSFPEPSTDDRLVDRLLGDLEMLTRAAVDQRFPDERARWEQATEYTYRPPGGEDFADIAARLTSFLDDLNATHAGERVVVVAHDSVVLMMRYVIEGLDWTRLAAVVAEAGRVLNASISRFDGSSGRLVLDHYNSVDHLPVE
- a CDS encoding LysE family transporter — encoded protein: MTGPFVAGVIAGYGVAVPVGAIAVLIAGLTARTSLRVGAAAGLGAATADGIYALLAVLGGAALAGAVAPIATPLRWAAAGVLLLLAAHTAWSALRKPAVAASTDTTTAGAAYLGVLVLTLLNPMTIVYFAALVLGRGGAGGGVWFVLGAFLASASWQLLIAGGGSLIGQILTGPRGRRTTALISSAVITILAISLITH
- a CDS encoding DNA alkylation repair protein, translating into MTRPLADELVERLVRVFEAARDPERAAGAAAYMRDQFAFLGLATPAQRALARTVVAGLGAPAEGDLHKVALACWEREEREFQYFACDWLRTHVAVPGPGFLATLRTLITTKPWWDTIDPLATRVVGGLVRRHPQLSADMDAWSADRDKWLVRTAILHQLHYGVETDTERLFTYCTRQAGHSDFFVRKAIGWALRQYARTDPDAVRRYVNRNRDALSPLSIREATKHL
- a CDS encoding DUF397 domain-containing protein encodes the protein MDALVWRKSSRSSSGACVELAPGRNTIMVRDSKDPQGPMLTFGRDTFAAFIVGVTQGEFDLHSA
- a CDS encoding helix-turn-helix domain-containing protein — encoded protein: MTEPVGPALARALLSKELRALRGDAPAADVAGAMHWSLAKLNRIENNKVTIQALEVEALAKHYGVTDAEALERLVGLALISRQRMWWRDRHFPDELTNFIAFENDASHLYAYQATFVPPLLQTRAYAEALTSSVLQKPVDDPTVAGLVDARMKRRETLMARLASGHPPSVSQAIDESVLLRPIGGAAVMDAQLDHLVEMAGRETVELTVLPLRLGVHPGLSGAFELLTFTEDRDLDVVFIETPGTDFLLTDTENTAPFRRVMDELLTMGESLDETVRKVRKTRRP
- a CDS encoding helix-turn-helix domain-containing protein, producing the protein MPEFIGPAIARDRVRTRLRELREARSLQVGEVERAVHWPASALVDVESGTRLIEPLELETVLSHYGCDDSETIELVRLVRIARTPLSQGRHQLTGEYLQFAGYESEASRITHYQPLIVPGLLQTTAYALAATATILGAGPTDSDVVAVVQVRRERQRVVESRLATDDLPAIVAIVDEVVLRRRIGGDDVMREQLEHLSTQAARAHVELIIMPTAVGGHVGLGGVFELLEFPDSRDDDLVFIESATGDTLSRDPEVTTRYRGKADRLRATGLSEDNARSLIQQVLDGR
- a CDS encoding helix-turn-helix domain-containing protein translates to MSDQIRQAVARERLRARLVGLRKESGLSPGSVIRRTHWSVSKLHRIETGAVTVQPVDLEALLRMYGVRDRGQVAELIDLALISRRRQWWSSYRLDPEYREFVAYESEASRITVYQALLIPGLLQTELYAKAATASIGKKSDDTDVQNAIDVRMRRQAELFGRIAGSRPPELVALLDGAVLERPIGGADVMRAQLDHLVEVARQPHVRLVVVPLRHGARPGPGGLFELLQFRGTADPDVVFVQSPVKDFVVKDPDATAAYHDIVDAIVGSGLTRDAAVEEIRRIRDGL
- a CDS encoding DUF6232 family protein, encoding MEIDGARIPLADLHDVLVCLTYRYPLVKVTAVMGLIEAAIAGTSAAVLQSGWMLLAGVFSACTVAMGAITDFRKNPRFMTIEATWRGKRIVLFRTRDKQKFGQVRRALIRAIEDNRGFRP